ACCGGTTCTAATATTTCAAGAAGATTTGCAAAATCAATTTTTTCAGATTTTGATAATTCGCTATTCAACAAAATATTAATACTTTTTTTTATGCTTGAGAATGAAAATGTGGTTGTTTGTCTGGTTAAAATAGTATAAGGTGTATTTGCCAGCTTCTTGATTTTTCCCGAATTGTTAACTGCATCAGAAACAGCTGATGTTAAATTTACTGCTTTCCCCCCATGCTTAATCGGGCCGATTTCTGTACTCATAGGAATATTTGATTTTCATGTAAAATAAATTTATTAAAAGGGCTGCTAAATAATAACAGCCCTCTTAAAACTAAATAACCGATTCAACAGACAGTACTTCAGGAACTTCCTGTTTTAGAATCCGCTCCACTCCGCCCTTTATTGTCATCTGCGACATTGGGCATCCTGCACACATACCAAGCAGCCGGACTTTTACAATTCCATCATTATAGGATACAAATTCAACATCTCCGCCGTCTGCCTGCAGTGATGGCCTTATTTTTTCAATAACTTCTTTTATTTCGTTTTCCACCAGGATAACTCCTATTTTGTCCTAAAACTATATCTTAGTTAAATATAAAAAATTATTGCCAAATTAAAAATGCTTTTTGGCATTATAAGAATAATTAATGAATTCCCATGTTTTCAGAAGCAGCCTTATTAACAGGCATTTGAAAAGTTTGATCCGAGAATTATCATTACATTAAAAAATTTACCGCTGATATTGACATTAACCATTGATATAACTATATTCAAAAAACATTAAAACAGGCAGAAAAAATGAAAAAATTATTAATTACTATAACGCTTTTCATAGTTACTACTGCTGTCACGGCTCAGGGCATACCGAAATTCGGCCAAAACAGAGCTTATGAATACTTAAAAAAACAGTGCAGCTTCGGCCCCCGGGTTCCGGGTACAAAAGCTCATGGTTTATGTCAGGCCTTTATTGTACAGAATCTGAAACGATGTTCTGATTCAGTATCTCTGCAGCCCTTTCCATTTACAAACCCGAAAACAGGCAAAACAAGAATTCTTAACAATATCATTGCTCGTTTCGGAAAGAGTAAAGACCGAATTCTGCTTTGTGCTCACTGGGATACAAGGCCATGGGCAGACATGGATGAAAAAAAAGAGAATTGGAATAAAGGTGTACCCGGAGCAAATGACGGAGCGTCAGGTACTGCAATCCTTTTGGAAATAGCTGGCATTTTAAAGGACAACCCTCCTGCAATTGGCATTGACCTTGTATTTTTTGATGGTGAAGATGCAGGTTCTTACGGAGACGATAATTCATGGTGTCAGGGTTCAAAGTTTTACGCAGAAAACAGAGGAAAAGAGCCAATTCCAAGATATGCTGTACTTCTTGATTTTGTCGGCAATAAAAACCTTCACCTTCCAGTGGAAGCCATATCTCAGGAGTTTGCTCCGGATATTGTTGATCTGGTCTGGTCAAAAGCGCAGGAACTAGGCCTCTACGCTTTTGATAAAAGCCCCGGGCCTCAGGTACTTGATGATCACCTTCAATTAATAAAAGCAGGCATTCCGGCAATTGACTTAATAGATTTCAGCTATCCCTATTACCACACTACCAAGGATACTCCGGACAAATGCAGTCCTGAAAGTCTTGGAATTGTTGGCACACTCCTTGTACATCTGATTTATGAATAAAGAATGGGTTGAAATTAATTTTGTCTGCGCACATGAAGCAAAAGAACTGCTGTCAAGCTTTTGCTTTGATCTCGGAAGCTGCGGCCTTGTTGAAAATGACGAGTCTCTGCAGGTATATTTTAATTCTTCAGATTTTAATACCGGCCTTAAAACCAGCATAATTGACTATTTACAAAATCTTCGTACACTTGGTTTTACTGTTCAGCATCCTGTTTATAAAACCATTAAAAACAGAGACTGGAATACAGGCTGGAAAGATTTCTTTAAACCTGTTAAAGCAGGCAAATCAATTGTTGTAAAACCTCCGTGGGAAAAGTGGAATGGGCCGGAACCTGTTGTTATTGATATCTATCCGCGAATGGCCTTTGGTACAGGCACTCATGAGACAACAAAACTCTGCCTGAAATTTCTTGAGGAGATTATTGAACCGGAATGTGAAGTGCTGGACATAGGCTGCGGTTCCGGCATTCTATCAATTGCAGCAGTAAAATTGGGAGCAAAATCATCCTTGGGTATTGATGTTGACCCTGAAGCGATTAACAACAGTATTGAGAACTCATCAATTAACAATGTAGAGAGTTATACAAAATTCATACAGGCCGACATAGAGCATATCACAAAAAATCAATATGACATTATCCTTGTAAATATTTTAACCCATGTATTAAAAACAATCATTCCTTCTCTGCGTTTTTTCTGCAAAAAAAAGACTAAAATCGTGCTTACCGGGATTCTTGTTGAAGAAGAAGCCGGATTTAAATCCTTTTGCAGAAACCATGGAATTGATATACTGGATCAAAAGACTGAAGGAGAATGGCTGGCGCTTCTTGCCTGCAACGGCTGAAGATAGAAATCATCAGCATAAATAAATTTTAAAAATTATTGGTTCTTCCAAAAAAGAATTGGTAATTTTTTATGTCTATACAACAAGTTTAACATTAATCAACTTTTCACTTAACACATAATTAAATTAAGTCAATCCCAGATTCGGCGGCAGTTCCGGGGAAACAATAATTATCATGAATTAATGTTTTACGGCCGGGCAGGGAATTAATTTCCTTTACCCGGTTTTGCATTCTTAATCTCACACTTTTATTTATCTCCTGTAATATTTTCATTGACTTAACCGGATTGATTGTTTACATTACAGTCATGCTTTGTTGAATTTTTTTTATGAATATTTAAGACTGTTCTGTGTTCAACAATAGTAACCATTTTATTAAAAATTTCATGACATTGTTGCAAATACACTAATCAGATGAGGAGGATTATGAAAGTACTTACGGTTAAAAACATAACCAAAACTTTTGGTGATTTTACTGCTGTG
This DNA window, taken from bacterium, encodes the following:
- a CDS encoding M28 family peptidase → MKKLLITITLFIVTTAVTAQGIPKFGQNRAYEYLKKQCSFGPRVPGTKAHGLCQAFIVQNLKRCSDSVSLQPFPFTNPKTGKTRILNNIIARFGKSKDRILLCAHWDTRPWADMDEKKENWNKGVPGANDGASGTAILLEIAGILKDNPPAIGIDLVFFDGEDAGSYGDDNSWCQGSKFYAENRGKEPIPRYAVLLDFVGNKNLHLPVEAISQEFAPDIVDLVWSKAQELGLYAFDKSPGPQVLDDHLQLIKAGIPAIDLIDFSYPYYHTTKDTPDKCSPESLGIVGTLLVHLIYE
- a CDS encoding NifU family protein — its product is MENEIKEVIEKIRPSLQADGGDVEFVSYNDGIVKVRLLGMCAGCPMSQMTIKGGVERILKQEVPEVLSVESVI
- the prmA gene encoding 50S ribosomal protein L11 methyltransferase → MNKEWVEINFVCAHEAKELLSSFCFDLGSCGLVENDESLQVYFNSSDFNTGLKTSIIDYLQNLRTLGFTVQHPVYKTIKNRDWNTGWKDFFKPVKAGKSIVVKPPWEKWNGPEPVVIDIYPRMAFGTGTHETTKLCLKFLEEIIEPECEVLDIGCGSGILSIAAVKLGAKSSLGIDVDPEAINNSIENSSINNVESYTKFIQADIEHITKNQYDIILVNILTHVLKTIIPSLRFFCKKKTKIVLTGILVEEEAGFKSFCRNHGIDILDQKTEGEWLALLACNG